TGGTACCTTACTCCAGGCAAATCTTTAACTCGACCACCTCTAATTAGAACCACAGAGTGTTCTTGTAAATTGTGTCCAATTCCTGGAATATATGCTGTTACTTCAAATCCATTTGAAAGTCTAACACGCGCTACTTTTCTTAAAGCTGAATTAGGCTTTTTGGGAGTTACGGTCATTACACGCGTACAAATTCCTCTTCTTTGAGGACAATTTTGAAGCGCAGGAGATGCGGTCTTCTCCGTTTGACTTTTTCTAGGCTTTCTAATTAACTGATTAATTGTAGGCATTTATCAACGCTCTCCTTTTCTTGAAACTATTAATAAAATGGTAGCAAATATATCACTTATTTTCAAGTTAAACTTCAGAATCGATATTTTCACTAACTTTAATTTTTTTATAAAGACCCATACCAGTTCCAGTAGGAATTAAATGTCCAATTACAACATTTTCTTTTAATCCCCTAAGATCATCTATTTTTCCAGCAATAGAAGCATCTGTTAATACTTTTGTTGTTTCCTGGAAAGAAGCTGCGGAAATAAAAGAATCTATATTAAGAGACGTTTTAGTTACTCCTATAAGAATTGGACTTGCTATTGCTGGCTCACCACCTTGTTCGATTACTTTTCTATTTTGCTCATAAAAAGTGTGCTTATCTACCTTTTGCCCATAAACAAAATTAGTATCACCAACTGCAACAATCTTAACTTTTTTCATCATTTGCTTGATTATCACACCAATATGTTTGTCATTAATGCTAACACCCTGTTTTCGATAAACATCCTGAATTTCTGCCAACAGAAATTCTTGTAAACTAATCCCACCTAAAATTTCAAGCACATCATGAGGATTAATTCTACCATCACAAAGCATATCTCCTGCTTTTACAACATCTCCATCTCTAACCAAAAGATGTTTTCCAGCTGGAATATAATGCTTATGTTCAACCCCATACTCATCTAAAATATTAATAAGCCTTTTACCTTTTTGAATTGATTTAAATTGTACAATTCCGCTTACTTTAGCCATTTCAGTTAAATTCTTAGGAATTCTTGTCTCAAAAAGATCATTAACACGAGGCAATCCCCCTGTAATATCTTGAGTTTTTTCAGAACCTTTAGAAAGTTTCGCAATAATATCTCCTATGTTAATACTCTGGCCATCTTCAACTTGAAGATAAGCATCACCTGGTAATACATAAGATGCAACCTCCATACCACTACTATCAATAATAAAAATTCTAGGATCAAGAGATTCAAAAACATTATCTGTAATTCTTTTTTCAACATTGCCTGTTTCAGTATTTATTTCCTCTTTAAGAGTAGTTCCTAAAATAATATCCTTAAATTTAATTTTACCCTTAACCTCTGCAATAATAGGCTCTGCAAATGGATCAAATGTACCAATAACTTTGCCTGATTCAACATAATCACCAACCTCTATTTCAAGCTTTGTACCCGCTTTCAAGGAAACTTCTTGCTCTTCTGACACTATGAAAAAATTATCGTCTCTTAATTTAACATAACCAATGTAAGAAGAGAGAATCTCTGAGCCCTTTTTATCAATAAACAAAGGAATTCCTTTTATTACTCTTTGAGAATCTAAAACTTTAATCTCTTTTATGTTCTTAATTTTTTCCTCATAAAAAACATTGATTATTTTTAAAGTTCCTTTTCTTGTGAAAAGAATTCCATTATCAACTCTAACATTAAAACCTTCTATGCCATTAAGTATGAAGGCATTCTTTAAAGATATTTTATCATCCTCACTGCCAGCCTGAGCAACTCCACCAATATGAAAAGTTCTCATGGTTAATTGAGTACCCGGTTGACCTATGGACTGAGCAGCAATTATTCCCACAGCCTCCCCAATATTAACAGGTTTGTTCTTAGAAAAGTCTCTACCATAACATTTTTGACAAACGCCATGCTCAGCTTCACACGTTAAAACAGATCTAATAACAAGTTTTTCAATACCAATTTTCTCTAATAATTCTATTTTAGCTTCTGAGATTTCTTCATTTGCATCTAAAACAATCTCGCCAGTAATTGGATTTTTTATTCTTTCAATAGAATAACTCCCAACAGCTTTTTCTTTCAAAGATTCTAATATTTCTTCACCATTTTTTACAGTCTCAACTTTTATTCCATTTATAGTTCCACAATCCTCTATTCTAACAACAACATCTTGAGCAATGTCTACTAATCTTCGAGTTAAATATCCAGCATCAGCGGTCTTAAGAGCAGTATCTGCTAGACCTTTTCTTGCTCCATTTGTAGATATAAAAAACTCTATCACAGAAAGACCTTCTTTAAAGTTAGAAATAATTGGAAGCTCAATAATATCCCCAGAAGTTTTTGCCATCAATCCTCTCATACCAGCAAGCTGTCTTATTTGATTCCTACTACCCCTAGCACCAGAATCTGCCATCATATATATAACATTAAATCCATCTCTATCTTTCTTTAAAATTTCCATCATCTTATTAGTAAGTTCTTCATTGGTCTTTAACCAAACAGAAACTACATTGTTATAACGCTCTTCGCCAGTAATAACACCTTTAGCATAATCATTTTGAATCTTAGCAATCTCTTTATTGGCCCTTTCTACATAAGTTCTTTTTTCATCAGGAACAATAATATCGCTCATACTAATTGTGCATCCAAACTTAGTGGCATACCTAAAACCAAGTTCCTTGATGATGTCAAGCATTTCAATTACGATAGAAGAACCATGAACTACATAAACTTTTGATATTAAAATTTGTAGCTCCAAATCACTAAGGGTTTTATTTACAAATTCAATTCCCTTGGGCAAAGCCTCATTAAATATAACCCTACCGGCCGTAGTTTTTTTGTACTCACCATGAATTTTTACATAAATAGAAGCATTGTAATCCAGACTCCTATTATTTATGGCAAGAATAACATTGTTAAAGTTTAAAAACTTTTTACCTTCTCCAACAACATTCTTTTTTTCCATAGTTAAATAATATAGGCCCAAAACAATATCTTGGGATGGAAAAACAATAGGATGCCCATTGGCAGGATTTAAAAGATTATTTGTTGAAAGCATTAAAGCCCAACTTTCAGCTTGTGCTGCCGGAGTAAGAGGCACATGTACCGCCATTTGATCACCATCAAAATCGGCATTGTATGCATGACAAACAAGAGGATGTAATTTTATTGCCTTACCCTCAACTAACACAGGTTCAAAAGCTTGAATTCCAAGTCTATGAAGAGTGGGTGCCCTATTTAAAAGAATAGGATGCTCTTTGATAACAAGATCTAAAATTTGCCACACCTCATCTACTTCTTGCTCTATTAAATTCTTTGCTCTTTTGATATTAAAAACAGCTTCACTCTCAATCAGTCTTCTTATCACAAAAGGCTTAAAAAGCTCAAGGGCCATTTTTGCAGGCAATCCACATTGATGTAGCTTAAGCTCAGGTCCAACAACAATAACAGAACGACCAGAATAATCTACTCTTTTACCAAGAAGATTTTGCCTAAACCTTCCCTGCTTACCTTTTAATGCATCGGAAAGCGACTTGAGAGGCCTACTAGATGAACCTTTGACAACCTTTCTTTTATGAGAATTGTCAAAAAGAGAGTCTACTGATTCTTGAAGCATTCTTTTTTCGTTTCTCACAATAATCTCTGGCGCATTAAGAAGAAGCAACTTTCTTAAACGATTATTTCTATTTATGACTCTTCTATAAAGATCATTAAGATCAGATGTTGCAAAGCGCCCCCCATCAAGCTGAACCATTGGCCTAATCTCTGGGGGAATAACAGGAAGAACTTCCATAATCATCCACTCTGGCTTATTGCCAGAAATTTTAAAATTCTCAATAATTTCAAGACGTCTTAAGAGTTTCTTATCAGTTTTATCATCTTTATCTATCATTTGAATTCTAAGCTTAGACGAAAGCTCATCAAGATCAAGATTTTCAAGAAGAGTTTTAATAGCCTCAGCCCCCATTGAAGCATTAAAAGACATACCATATCGCTCTCTAGCTTCTATGTACTCATCTTCATTTAAAAGCTGCATTTTTTTAAGATCAGTATCGCCCGGTTCAATTACTACATATTTTTCATAATAAAGAATAGAATTCAAACTAGATGCTGTAATATCAAGCAAAAGCCCAATCCTAGAGGGTATATATTTGTAATACCAAATATGAGCAACTGGGGCTGCTAGCTCAATATGCCCCATTCTTTCACGTCTAACCTTAAAATGGGTAACCTCTACATTACAACGATCACAAATAATACCTTTATATCTGACCGATTTAAATTTACCACAATAACATTCCCATTCCTTTGTAGTACCAAAAATCCTTTCACAAAAAAGCCCATCTTTTTCGGGTCTTAAAGTTCTATAATTAATAGTTTCGGACTTTTTAACCTCTCCATAAGACCAATTTCTAATTTGATCGGGAGACGCTATTTTAATTTTTATTCTTTCAAAATCTTTTATCTCTTTCATAAAAACTCCAAAAACCTAGCTTTTATTAATCAATTCTTCTTCTTTTTCTGTCAAAGGAACCTGATTCCCAGCATCATCATAAATTGACAAATCAAGTCCAAGCCCTCTAAGCTCTTGCATTAGCACATTAAAAGACTCAGGAATCCCTGATACATTAGTAGGAACGCCTTTTACTATATTTTCATATATTTTAACTCTGCCTGACATATCATCAGATTTAACTGTTAAAAGTTCTTGAAGGGTGTGCGCCGCACCATAAGCTTCAAGAGCCCAAACCTCCATTTCTCCAAGTCTTTGCCCACCAAATTGAGCCTTTCCTCCAAGAGGTTGCTGAGAAACAAGAGAATATGGGCCTGTTGATCTTGCGTGCATTTTATCATCAACAAGATGGTGTAGTTTAAGCATGTAAATCACCCCAACCATTACTTCATTTTCGAACGGCTCTCCTGTATAACCATCATATAAAATTTCTTTAGAAGTTGGATTAAATCCAGCAGTTTTTAATTTTTCCTGAATTTGTTCATTTGTAGCAGATTCAAAAACAGGAACATTATAAGATTCACCAAGATATTTACCAGCAAGGCCTAATTGAGATTCCATTAACTGTCCGATATTCATTCTAGATGGAACTCCCAAAGGATTTAAGCATATATCAAGAGGGGTTCCGTCTGCAAGATAAGGCATATCTTCAACAGGAAGAATCTTTGCAACAACACCCTTATTACCATGTCGTCCAGCCATTTTATCGCCCTCTTTAAGCTTCCTTTTTTTGGCAACATAAACTTTAAGTATCTCCTCAACTCCAGGAGAAAGATTACCAACATCCTCTTTGGTAATCCTTTGAACATCAATAACTGTACCTTCAGTACCATGAGGAACTTTTAATGAATTATTTTTAACATCTTTTGCTTTTTCTCCAAAAATGGAAGTTAACAGTCTAAATTCAGGAGTAATGTCTCCTTCTGACTTTGGAGTAACTTTACCAACCAGAATATCACCGGGCTTTACATAAGTTCCTATCCGTATAATCCCATTTTCATCCAATTTATTTAATATCTTTTCACTAACATTAGGTATATCTCCTGTAACTTTCTCAGGACCAAGTTTAGTTTCTCTTACCTCTATGCTAAATTCTTTGATATGAATAGATGTATAAAGATCTTCCTTTACAATTCTATCAGAAATTAATATAGCATCCTCATAATTAAATCCATTCCAAGGAATAACTCCTAGCAATAAATTATTACCAAGAGCAAGTTCTCCATATCTAGTAGCAGGACCGTCAGCTATTATCTCGCCCCTTTCAACTTTTTGACCCTCTTTAACTAAAACGGATTGATTAAAACAAGTGTCTTGATTTGTCCTTTCATACTTAACAATATGATATTCATCTAAATCTTTAGCATTCTCTGCCTCAAAAGGTTTAACAACTATCTTACTACTTGTTGCAAGAATAACTTCCCCACTTCTTTTAGCCTTAACAACTACTCCTGAATCCTTTGCAACAACGCTTTCCATACCCGTACCAACAATAGGAGGCTTAGGGAAAAGCAAAGGTACTGCTTGTCTTTGCATATTAGAACCCATAAGAGCTCGATTTGCATCATTGTGCTCAAGAAAAGGAATTAACGCCGAAGATACTGAAATTAGCTGCCTAGGAGAAACGTCCATATAGTCTATATTTGTGGGACTTGTTGTAGTATAATCACCAGAAATTCTAACAGAAACTAAATCTTCAAGATACTTTCCATTAGAATTAAAAGCAGCATTAGCCTGAGCAATACACTTTTTCTCTTCGTCAATAGCAGATAAATATTCTAATTGGTCCGTCACCACTCCATTAACAACTTTCCTATAAGGAGTTTCTAAAAAACCATAATCATTAACTCTAGAATAAGTAGCCAAAGAAACAATAAGTCCAATATTTGGCCCTTCAGGGGTTTCAATAGGACACATTCTACCATAATGAGTATAATGCACATCTCTTACTTCAAATCCTGCCCTATCTCTTGAAAGTCCTCCTGGTCCAAGAGCATTAAGACGCCTTTTGTGAGTAAGCTCAGCCAAAGGATTGACCTGATCCATAAACTGTGAAAGCTGACTGGTTGCAAAAAATTCTTTAACAGCAGATACAATAGGCTTAACGCTTATTAATTCTTGAGGCTTTAGATTAAAAACTTCCTTGTTAGACATTCTATCTTTAGCAATTTTTTCAACTCTTGACATCGCGCCTTTATATATATTAGTAAGAAGCTCACCAACAGAACGAACCCTTCTATTTCCTAAATGGTCAATATCATCAAGAATATCATGGCCTTCATATATTCTTAAAAGATGAGATATGGTGTTAACAATATCATCCATAGTTAAAACCGATGTAGTTAAATCATCAAATCCAAATTTTTTAGAAAGTTTATACCGCCCCACACGTCCAAGATCATATCTTCTTTCAGAAAAGAATATGGTTTTTAAATCGTTTTCAGCATTATCAATTGATATTGGCTCACCGGGAAAAAGAGAACCATAAACAGCTAGCATAACTGATTCTTTTGGAAGCTCTTTAGAGCCATCCTTTAAAGCAAAGAAAGCATCCTCTTTTTCAAGACAATTTAGAATAACATTCGAACTTACAAAGCGCTTTCCAGAAATATCATTATAACCATCAAAATCAACAAGCTCTATTTCATTTACTCCATTTTGTAAAAAATCTTCAACATCTTGCAGAGTAATTTTATCTCCTGCACGATAATACATATTCTCTCTTATGTTAATACTCTTAGCTAAATATTGCCCTGGAAGATCTCTTTTTGTACCGTCTTCAACTTTAATTTTTTTAATATTGTAAAAAGTTTCTATTATTTTTTCTCTCGTATCAAACCCTAAAGCTCTTAAAAAAAGAGTTATAAGTATTCTTTTTTTTCTATCTATTTTTACATAAAGATAATCTTTTTTTGAATCAATCTCAAATTCTAACCAAGAACCACGATAAGGAATTATTCTAGCAGAATACAAATCTTTTTCTTTATAAAAAACAACTCCTGGGGATCTGTGAATCTGAGAAACAACAACCCTCTCAGCCCCATTAATAATAAAAGTGCCTCTTTCTGTCATTAAAGGAATAGTTCCCATGTATACGTCTTTTTGCCTTATTTCCCCAGTAGTCAAAAATTGCAAATTCAATCTTACTTTTAAAACAGCCTCATAACTTTGACCCTTTCTTTTACATTCTTTTTCTGTAAAATTAAGGGCATCGTTTTCTATATAGTATCTTTCATACTCAAGAGCAACATCACCATTTCCACTTTTAATGGGAAATATATTTCTAAAAACAGACTCAAGGCCCTCATTAAGTAAAGGTTTTTTACTTTTTAATTTATCAAGTTGTAAAAATTTTTCATAAGAATTTAATTGTATTTCTATCAGGTTAGGTAGGTCTAAAATCTCATCAGCTCTTCCTTGTCCCAGATGAACTCTTTTTATCATTAAAAGACTCCTTTTTTAAGACATAACAAGCCGCACATCATAACGACATGCGGAATAACAACTTTGATATATTTTTAATTTTTTATTTAACTTCAACTTTTGCGCCAACTGCCTCAAGTTTCTTTTTTAATTCTTCAGCATCTGACTTAGAAAGACCTTCTTTAATAGCTTTAGGAGCGGCTTCAACTAACGCCTTAGCTTCTCCAAGACCAAGTCCTGTAATAGCTCTAACTTCTTTTATAACATTTATCTTGCTATCACCAAAAGACATAAGAATTACATCAAATTCGGTTTGTTCTTCAGAATCAGCCGAACCTACTGAAACAGCTCCCCCTACACCAGCAGCAACAGCGGCAGTTACTCCAAACTTTTCCTCAATAGCTGTTACAAGGTCAACAACTTCCATAGTTTTTGCACCTTCAAGCCAGGTTAAAATATCTTCTTTATTTAGTGCCATATTAACTCCTTATATATTTTCATTTCACAGTGATAGCATGCACTCAAAAATTAAGACTAACACTGTCATGTTAATTTTTAACATCAGCCAAAGCTTTCAATGTTCTTGCAAGCTTAGAAACTGGCGCTTTTAACACGCTAGCAAATAAAGAAATAGACTCTTTTTTGGTAGGAAGCTTGCTGTAAGCTTGAACCTTAGCCTCATCATAAAACTCTCCTAATACAAAACCGCCCTTTACTTTTAAAGTACTACTTTTTACAAAATCATAAAAAATTTTTGCTATTACATTAGCTTCTTCTAATGCAGTAACAACAACTGTAGGGCCAACCAAACAAGAATCAACAACATTAATATTCTTTTCTTTTAAAACCATCTTCATTATATTGTTTTTAACAACTTTTAATGATCCATGTTCGCCTTCTATTTTATTGCGAAGTTCTGTTAACTGAGCTACATTTAAACCTCTATAATCTAAGAAAAAAAGATTTTGTTTGCTATCTATAAACTGTTTTAATAAATCAAACATTTCCAACTTTTTAGCATTTATCTTTGCGCTCATAATGTTACCTCCAAACAAAATTAACTTTTATAGAAGGCCCCATAGTAGATGAAATATAAATACTATCTATAAAAGCTCCCTTTAAGTCACTCGGTCTTTTTTTAACAACTTCCTTGACAAATTCCTCATAATTTTCTTTTATCTTTTCATTGTCCATAGAAGATTTACCAAAAGAAAAGCTTATTACACCATTTTTATTTGCCCTAAATTCTGTTCGACCCTTTTTAAGACTGTTGATTGCATCTTTAAGATTATTTGTGACTGTTTGAGTCTTTGGATTGGGCATTAAACCCCTTTTCCCTAAAATAGGACCAAGTCTTCCAACATCTTTCATCATATCAGGAGTTGCAACAACAACATCAAATTCATCCCAACCGCTTTTAATCTTATTTATAAGATCATCATCGCCAACATAAGTTGCACCAAAAGCTCTAGCTTCATCTGCTCGATCACCTTTTGCAAAAACAAGTATTCTTTTTGGCTTCATAAACTGATTTGGCAAAACTATAGTGTCTCTAACAGTATGATTTTTTTTTAAATTAAGGTTAATAGATATATCTATAGTTTCATCAAATTTGGCAAATTTAATTTCTTTCAACAGCAAAATTGCATCTTCAATGTTATAAAATTTATTCTTATCCACTTTAGAAAAAGCTTCAATATATTTTTTACCCTTTTTTGACATTATTTCTCCACCTCAACACCCATTGAACGTGCACTTCCTGCAATAATTTTAAACGCTGCTGATTCTGACTTTGCATTTAAATCAGACATTTTAATTCTTGCTATCTCCATCAACTTTTCTTTTGATATGGTTCCAACTTTATCTGTATTAGATTTCTTAGATCCTGATTCTATCCCAATAGCTTTTTTAATTAAAATCGAAGCTGGGGGAGTCTTTACAATAAAAGAAAAACTTTTATCACTATAAACAGTAATAATAACAGGAACCACAATGCCGGGATCCATCTTTGCGGTTCTCTCATTAAATTCCTTTACAAACTGAGGACCACTAACTCCATGAGGTCCAAGCGCTTGCCCTATTTTAGCTCCTGGAGCCGCTTGAGCAGCTGGAACCTGCAATTTAATCCAAGAAATTGCTTTTTTTTTTGCCATATAATCTCCTTATGGTAGTAACGCCTTCAAAGCTCCCATTAGTATTAAATTTTAAATCTTTTCTATATGTTGGAAATCAACTTCAACAGGCGTTGATCTTCCAAAAATTTGAACTGCAACTTTTAATTTCTTTCTTTCATAATCAATAGAACTAATAAGTCCTTCAAAGGAGTCAAAAGGTCCGCCTTTAATTCTAACTCTTTCTCCTTCTTCAAAGTCATAAAGCATAAAAATAGATTTATTTGCTTTAATCTCACCAGTAAGCATAAAAACACTTTTTACTTCTTCATCATTAATAGGAATAGGCCTTTGCCCCTTACTAACACCAACAAAATTAATAACGCCTTGAACTTTGATAATATTAGCAATAATATCTTTCCAGCCTACTTCTGGAAGATCTAGCTCAATAAGAATATAGCCTGGCCAAATTTTTCTCTCCCTTATTCTTTTCTTGCCATTTCTTATCTCTTCTACTTTTTCAATAGGAGCCTTAACATCTAATACCACACCGCCAAAAACACCTTCATTTATTAAAAGCCTTATGTCCTGCTCTATCTTTTTCTCATATTGAGAATAAGTTTGAACTACATACCAAGCTCTAGACATAATTTACCCTTCTTATAATAAAACTAAAATACATAAGTTACAACAAGAAACATAAGATAATCGACTATACCCAAGAAAATTGAAACAAATAATACCAGCCAAAAAACTTGCTTTCCATTTCCAACAACTTCATTATACTTAGGCCACGTTACCTTCTTAAGCTCTAAGATACTATCTTTGATAAACCTAAACACTTTAAAGCCTCACTTTAATTCTAACAACAGGTCAGGAGGGATTCGAACCCCCAGCATACAGTTTTGGAGACTGTCGTTCTACCGTTGGAACTACTGACCTATTATTTATTATTTTATTTTTCCTTCTTTATGAAGAGTGTGTTTTCGTAATTTTGGACAATATTTCATCAATTCTAACTTTTCTTGCTTATTGCGTCTATTCTTAGTAGTGGTATAATTTCTAATTCCTGTTTCTTCACAAATCAAAGATATAAGCTCAACAGCTCCTTTGCCCTTCTTTTTACCCATATAACAAAACTCCTAACTACCAATAAAAGCCCTCAATCGGACTTGAACCGACGACCCCCACCTTACCATGGTGGTGCTCTACCAACTGAGCTATAAGGGCACTAATTCCCTATAAAACTCTTTATTATCTTAGTTGATTGTTTAGAAAAAAACAAGTACTAAATTTAATTTTCTTACTTTATTACAACAAGTTTTCCATCTTGCAGAAGTTTAATGTTGTTACTATTTGAAAACAACTTATTAATAGAATACTCATCAAGTATAATATCTGTATTATTTTTACCATAAATACTTTTGGCAACCAATTTTAAAGGACGATGTCCAACCCTATTTTTATTATTATAAAGAACATCGTTGCTATACTCAAGCATTCCCCATTTTTTCAAAGCCTCTGAAGAAACCATTCTCTTATCAAAATATGGCCTAATGTTTTCATCATAAATTTTGATAAAAAAAGAGTCTTCTAATTTTTTAGAACCAGAAGTATTATTGTAGACTTCGCCTACATAAATCACAATTCCTGTATAATCGGTTTTATCAACATCAGAATTTACTAATGGATAAAAAGCTTTATAAGGAGTTTCATGTGAAAAAAATAAATTTATAAAATCGGGGAAAAGACTAAGCTCATACCTAACAGTAAGACTTCTTAAATCTTCTGAATATTTTATATAAGACCTTTTCAAAATACTATTAGGACCTGAAAAATTAAGTATCAAGCTGGGATTCAGGTCAAAATAATTCTTAAAAGTATTTTCAGAATCCATAATTATCTTAAAAAGAGATTCTCTTATTAACGTGTCTTTAAAATCATTAATGGTTGCTATTAATTTAGACGCTGTATTTAAACCCACTGGTCTAAATTCATTTTCATTAATTTCCTTAACAATGTCAAAACAAATAACCTTCCTATCCCAATCGATTATTCTGTGCACACTTGTCTCAGCAGCTTCATCCTTTATTATGGAAACATTAGAATAAAGTAGAAATAAATAACTAAAAAGAAACTTAAGAAAATGCATTATCTCCTTCCTATTATTTTTTACCTAAATACACGCCTATCCAAGTCCAGCCATTATTAATTTCTGGATCTTTAGGATAAACAATTCTTTTAAAAACAAAATACCATTCATGAATATGGTCCCAGCCCCTTGACTCAAGATAAGATATATCGTCACTAGAATCTGCCTCAAGATGCTTTGCAAATTGTATTCCGTTTTTTCTTCTCCCCCCAAGCCTAATCATAGTGGTTAAAAAGCTATTAGTATTAATGGAATTACTCTTTCCACCCTTTTGATCCCAGCTTTGAATAAAAAAATTATTCTTATCTCTTATATTAAGCAATTTAGAAGTATTACCAGAAAGAACAAAATTTTTAACATCCTGGATTAAATCTCCTAAATTTCTATAAACAACAAACTCTGGATTATTAAAGTAATTAATTTTTGTAACAACATTAAAATAGTCTCTAGAATCTATTTTTAAATGTGCCCTTGGAATTGAAAGAAATTTTTTATAATAAAAATAAGATTCATCGTAATCTTGAACATCTTCCAAACTTAGCGCAAGATTATAAAAATAATTACCCTTTTCCTCATTATTTAAATTATCAATCCCCATATTTAATATAAATTTGTAATAATTGATTTTATCGATTGAATCAATATTTAAATTGACAATCTTTTTAGCAACCCTTGTTTTCATTGAATGGTTTTCATAAACATAATCATCAAAATTATCAACAACACGCTTGTAAATATTAAAAGCTACAAAATCTTCTCCCATGGAATCATAAATATTGCCCATTAAATAAAGATACAAAGGATAATATTCTCTAGATTCATCATCAATAATTCCATTATTTACAATTTCTAAAGCATCTTCATAATTTTTATTTGCAATATATATGTTAACAACTCTATCAATAATAAGAAATTTATCTAATCTATTTTTATTAGAAGATTTTAAAAGATGTGTAAGATTTTGAATCTCGCTTTGCTTTTGGTTGCAAGAAGTAAATAAAAACAAAATCAAAATAAATTTAGCAATTTTGACCAATAGATTCATAAGAGTATTTTACAATATAAACTACACATAATAAAATGCACACCTCAATTTAAAAAGTTGTCAAAATTTTTATAAATACTAACTTAACATCACCACATTTTACATTAACACCAATGTAAAAATATTAAAACAACAAAACTAAAGCCTAAATTTAAAATTTAGCATAAAACTCCAATATAAAAAAATAGTAAAAATCATTTCATAACTGACAATTATGACCACAAAAACGTTGAAAAATAATCTTATAATGACCTATAATAAATGTTAATTTAATACCTATTTAAAAAGCAATCGTCTAAAATTAAACACTTTATTAAAGGAATACAAAACTCACAAAACATGAAAAAAGAATTCATTATGCTTTTACTGTTATTGCAAACAATAATGAATTTAAACTCAATAAATACTAATACAAGTACTTCAATAGTAAAAGAATTGCAAAAAAATTTATATATTTTCAATAGCAAAGAATATCAAAAAGATAAAGACACTTTAAATGAATTTATAAATTCAATAAATATAAATGACAAAGAAATCTTACA
The window above is part of the Borreliella burgdorferi B31 genome. Proteins encoded here:
- the rpoB gene encoding DNA-directed RNA polymerase subunit beta, which gives rise to MIKRVHLGQGRADEILDLPNLIEIQLNSYEKFLQLDKLKSKKPLLNEGLESVFRNIFPIKSGNGDVALEYERYYIENDALNFTEKECKRKGQSYEAVLKVRLNLQFLTTGEIRQKDVYMGTIPLMTERGTFIINGAERVVVSQIHRSPGVVFYKEKDLYSARIIPYRGSWLEFEIDSKKDYLYVKIDRKKRILITLFLRALGFDTREKIIETFYNIKKIKVEDGTKRDLPGQYLAKSINIRENMYYRAGDKITLQDVEDFLQNGVNEIELVDFDGYNDISGKRFVSSNVILNCLEKEDAFFALKDGSKELPKESVMLAVYGSLFPGEPISIDNAENDLKTIFFSERRYDLGRVGRYKLSKKFGFDDLTTSVLTMDDIVNTISHLLRIYEGHDILDDIDHLGNRRVRSVGELLTNIYKGAMSRVEKIAKDRMSNKEVFNLKPQELISVKPIVSAVKEFFATSQLSQFMDQVNPLAELTHKRRLNALGPGGLSRDRAGFEVRDVHYTHYGRMCPIETPEGPNIGLIVSLATYSRVNDYGFLETPYRKVVNGVVTDQLEYLSAIDEEKKCIAQANAAFNSNGKYLEDLVSVRISGDYTTTSPTNIDYMDVSPRQLISVSSALIPFLEHNDANRALMGSNMQRQAVPLLFPKPPIVGTGMESVVAKDSGVVVKAKRSGEVILATSSKIVVKPFEAENAKDLDEYHIVKYERTNQDTCFNQSVLVKEGQKVERGEIIADGPATRYGELALGNNLLLGVIPWNGFNYEDAILISDRIVKEDLYTSIHIKEFSIEVRETKLGPEKVTGDIPNVSEKILNKLDENGIIRIGTYVKPGDILVGKVTPKSEGDITPEFRLLTSIFGEKAKDVKNNSLKVPHGTEGTVIDVQRITKEDVGNLSPGVEEILKVYVAKKRKLKEGDKMAGRHGNKGVVAKILPVEDMPYLADGTPLDICLNPLGVPSRMNIGQLMESQLGLAGKYLGESYNVPVFESATNEQIQEKLKTAGFNPTSKEILYDGYTGEPFENEVMVGVIYMLKLHHLVDDKMHARSTGPYSLVSQQPLGGKAQFGGQRLGEMEVWALEAYGAAHTLQELLTVKSDDMSGRVKIYENIVKGVPTNVSGIPESFNVLMQELRGLGLDLSIYDDAGNQVPLTEKEEELINKS
- the rplL gene encoding 50S ribosomal protein L7/L12; the encoded protein is MALNKEDILTWLEGAKTMEVVDLVTAIEEKFGVTAAVAAGVGGAVSVGSADSEEQTEFDVILMSFGDSKINVIKEVRAITGLGLGEAKALVEAAPKAIKEGLSKSDAEELKKKLEAVGAKVEVK
- the rplJ gene encoding 50S ribosomal protein L10, yielding MSAKINAKKLEMFDLLKQFIDSKQNLFFLDYRGLNVAQLTELRNKIEGEHGSLKVVKNNIMKMVLKEKNINVVDSCLVGPTVVVTALEEANVIAKIFYDFVKSSTLKVKGGFVLGEFYDEAKVQAYSKLPTKKESISLFASVLKAPVSKLARTLKALADVKN
- the rplA gene encoding 50S ribosomal protein L1; translation: MSKKGKKYIEAFSKVDKNKFYNIEDAILLLKEIKFAKFDETIDISINLNLKKNHTVRDTIVLPNQFMKPKRILVFAKGDRADEARAFGATYVGDDDLINKIKSGWDEFDVVVATPDMMKDVGRLGPILGKRGLMPNPKTQTVTNNLKDAINSLKKGRTEFRANKNGVISFSFGKSSMDNEKIKENYEEFVKEVVKKRPSDLKGAFIDSIYISSTMGPSIKVNFVWR
- the rplK gene encoding 50S ribosomal protein L11 is translated as MAKKKAISWIKLQVPAAQAAPGAKIGQALGPHGVSGPQFVKEFNERTAKMDPGIVVPVIITVYSDKSFSFIVKTPPASILIKKAIGIESGSKKSNTDKVGTISKEKLMEIARIKMSDLNAKSESAAFKIIAGSARSMGVEVEK